From Ischnura elegans chromosome 13 unlocalized genomic scaffold, ioIscEleg1.1 SUPER_13_unloc_1, whole genome shotgun sequence, a single genomic window includes:
- the LOC124172307 gene encoding uncharacterized protein LOC124172307 → MSRTSGILTECSGRNCRLCRKNHDYYYNIFTSNVACNIAVKDTIHELVGLHIAVGDGLPTTMCPLCFKKLTEFSVFKKICLESDAVLRKSLQSNCCRSFKERGAGDENLGPSVETKGCIQDVIENNSQLTCSSQTTEIYLPVPDLVLPRDNELVCYVLVHSET, encoded by the exons atgagtcgcaccagcgggattttGACGGAATGTTCAGGAAggaattgcagactttgtaggaagaatcatgattattattataacatattcacttcgaatgtggcATGCAATATAGCTGTAAAGGATACCATACATGAGTTAGTCGGCTTACAT attgctgtgggagatggcctgcccactaccatgtgtccactgtgtttcaAGAAACTTACTGAATTCAGcgtcttcaaaaagatttgtttagaatcagacgccgttcttagaaaaagtttgcagagtaattgttgcagg agttttaaAGAACGAGGGGCAGGTGATGAAAATTtggggccttctgtggagactaagggctgcattcaagatgtgattgaaaacaattcacagctcacttgctcatcccaaaccactgaaatataccttcctgtgccagacttggtactgcccagggacaatgagttggtatGTTATGTTCTcgtacacagtgaaacctga